Proteins from a single region of Trichoderma asperellum chromosome 3, complete sequence:
- a CDS encoding uncharacterized protein (EggNog:ENOG41) translates to MADYRTTKVYRERRENDSDDERFKSTTVTRYKVNQPRVERYDRVEKFVEMDDERRSRYSGPGERDFVEYERRERAYVPDRPRSAVDVEADRSRTVFYERDVERRETDRDWERERRPRHHEEDVRVEKRVEERFDDGHGHEVDRYRKETEYYREPDHTSSPVVVRQRAPDQKIIVQEAPPQQIVIPRQDPSIIVLREREGDREVARPAPYDEEYYYRRERREIGPYKGDRRPRRDDYHSDEDDYYYSRRTTRRERSQSSDHHKRHLAEGALAGAGITALLSSRPNEYGEISEHRGKKVLAGAALGAIGTEAIRRAHSAYEEHWGDGNESPDRHSTLKKGLGIAAVALAAAGAVKYHQASKAEKEERRRGRSRNRGYYSSDEDYYSDRSHSRKPSRKRSLSTLAKAAIGTAATAGIVKHFRDKSKSRSKSRHSRHGSRSRSKSALRRGAELAAGAAAVGVAGKMWKDHHDKKKERERGESASRGYSDEDREYDGHNSHSRSRSRSRSRSRARSLYSEAVADPGLGLIEYGHDPLPPDPRSPTGQGYESEAEERRRNRRRRRERDPSSSSESDEERKRSRSQLRDMAAAGAAAAGIKEYKDRKERERREEERREEKREERKEDRKERRSKERRSREREEQGQRYPKVPSNGAYFEDQNRPHSPPNASGGAYYGAPPYPTTPGSSIPGNVPPPPAPPPAAGPPPPPANVPPREHSYTPYTDPTVPEPREYHPYVPQDYHGYAPPPPPAGPPPPSGPPPPGNSSGVPGYARPPAGPPPSGPAPPPGPPPPGPPAGGSFPQDYRP, encoded by the exons ATGGCCGACTATAGAACTACAAAGGTCTATCGAGAACGCCGCGAAAACGATTCTGACGACGAGCGCTTCAAGAGCACCACTGTGACCCGATACAAAGTCAACCAACCCCGAGTAGAGCGATACGACCGTGTTGAGAAGTTTGTTGAGATGGACGACGAACGCCGCTCACGCTACTCTGGGCCTGGCGAGCGGGATTTTGTCGAGTATGAGCGAAGAGAGCGAGCATATGTCCCGGACAGGCCACGCTCGGCCGTAGACGTCGAGGCTGATCGCTCCCGCACCGTCTTCTATGAGCGTGATGTCGAGCGCCGGGAGACGGATCGCGACTGGGAGAGGGAAAGACGCCCTCGCCACCATGAGGAAGATGTGCGAGTGGAAAAGAGAGTCGAGGAGCGCTTTGACgacggccatggccatgaggTCGATCGCTATCGCAAAGAGACTGAGTATTACCGCGAGCCAGATCATACGTCTTCTCCCGTCGTGGTCCGCCAACGGGCTCCGGACCAGAAGATTATTGTCCAGGAAGCCCCCCCGCAGCAGATAGTCATTCCCCGGCAGGATCCCAGCATCATTGTgctcagagagagagagggcgaCCGAGAAGTCGCTCGCCCCGCTCCTTACGATGAAGAGTATTATTACCGCCGCGAAAGACGAGAGATTGGCCCCTACAAAGGCGATCGCCGCCCGCGACGGGACGACTACCAcagcgacgaggatgacTATTACTACTCTCGTCGCACCACTCGTCGCGAGCGAAGCCAGAGCTCAGATCACCACAAGCGCCATCTAGCTGAGGGTGCCCTTGCCGGCGCTGGCATCactgctctgctctccaGTCGCCCCAACGAGTACGGAGAGATTTCGGAGCACCGTGGTAAGAAGGTTCTTGCCGGTGCTGCTCTGGGAGCCATCGGAACCGAGGCCATCAGACGAGCCCACAGCGCCTATGAAGAGCACTGGGGTGACGGCAATGAATCCCCCGATCGCCATTCGACGCTCAAGAAAGGTCTGGGAATCGCCGCCGTTGCCCTCGCCGCAGCTGGTGCCGTCAAGTATCACCAAgccagcaaggctgaaaaggaggagaggcgCCGAGGACGAAGCCGAAATCGAGGATACTATTCATCTGATGAAGACTACTACTCTGATCGCTCTCACTCGCGCAAGCCCAGCCGCAAGCGCAGTCTCTCCACCCTGGCCAAGGCGGCCATCGGAACCGCGGCGACTGCTGGTATCGTGAAGCATTTTCGTGACAAGTCAAAGTCGCGATCCAAGTCACGACACTCTCGACATGGCAGCAGATCCCGCAGCAAGTCCGCGCTTCGCCGTGGCGCCGAGCTTGCTGCCGGCGCTGCAGCAGTAGGCGTGGCTGGCAAGATGTGGAAAGATCACCATgataagaagaaggagagggagagaggggaaTCGGCCTCTCGTGGATACAGCGATGAAGATCGCGAGTACGATGGACACAACTCACACAgtaggagcaggagcaggagcaggagcaggtCGAGAGCCAGATCCCTTTATTCCGAAGCCGTGGCTGATCCTGGGCTAGGCTTGATTGAGTACGGGCACGATCCCCTACCACCCGATCCGCGCTCTCCAACTGGCCAAGGATATGAATCCGAGGCCGAGGAAAGGCGGCGAAACCGACGGAGAAGACGTGAAAGAGacccatcttcttcttctgagtCCGACGAGGAGAGGAAACGAAGCAGAAGTCAGCTGCGAGACATGGCTGCCGCAggcgctgcggcggcggGAATCAAAGAATACAAGGacagaaaggaaagagagcgtagggaagaagagagacgggaagagaagcgagaggagaggaaagaggaTAGAAAGGAGAGACGGTCGAAGGAGAGGCGCTCGAGGGAGCGCGAGGAGCAAGGACAAC GCTACCCCAAGGTCCCTTCAAACGGAGCCTACTTTGAAGACCAAAACAGGCCGCATTCACCCCCAAATGCCTCCGGCGGCGCCTACTACGGGGCTCCCCCTTATCCCACAACTCCGGGATCCAGCATCCCTGGAAAtgtcccccctcccccagcACCTCCCCCAGCTGccgggccgccgccgcctccggcTAATGTTCCGCCGCGCGAGCACTCCTACACGCCGTATACTGACCCCACTGTGCCGGAACCTCGTGAGTACCACCCCTATGTGCCTCAAGATTACCACGGGTACgcgcctccacctccaccggCTGGTCCCCCGCCACCTTCGGGACCGCCGCCTCCTGGTAACTCTTCAGGAGTGCCAGGATACGCCCGCCCGCCAGCTGGACCCCCGCCTTCGGGCCCGGCTCCCCCCCCTGGACCTCCCCCTCCAGGGCCACCGGCGGGCGGTAGCTTCCCGCAAGATTAT